One genomic window of Polyangium aurulentum includes the following:
- a CDS encoding DcrB-related protein translates to MPRYEHTDISFDVPRDWEDRSVAAFSAPLAAGQTTSANVVCTRDKLQPGENLAAYADRNLVELAQRLEKFSLQKRLDITVSELPAIELRFTWKGSKGVVDQRLIMCATGKRLVLSITSTAPRGAGIDMDAIMNRVLSTVRIPGVRGDGAAG, encoded by the coding sequence ATGCCTCGTTACGAGCACACCGACATCAGCTTCGACGTCCCTCGCGACTGGGAGGACCGCTCGGTCGCCGCCTTCAGCGCGCCCCTCGCGGCGGGACAAACCACGTCCGCGAACGTCGTCTGCACGCGTGACAAGCTCCAGCCGGGCGAGAACCTCGCGGCTTATGCGGATCGGAACCTCGTGGAGCTCGCCCAGCGCCTCGAGAAGTTCAGCCTGCAAAAGCGCCTGGACATCACGGTGAGCGAGCTGCCGGCCATCGAGCTGCGATTCACCTGGAAGGGCTCGAAGGGCGTCGTCGATCAGCGGCTCATCATGTGCGCCACGGGCAAGCGCCTCGTCCTCAGCATCACCTCCACGGCACCGCGGGGCGCGGGCATCGACATGGATGCGATCATGAATCGCGTCCTGTCCACGGTGAGGATTCCTGGCGTACGCGGCGACGGCGCGGCGGGTTGA
- a CDS encoding PAAR domain-containing protein produces MSPLEAARLGDEIGHTDAWSWLLKGLVIGFVVTGLLLFAAAATIGTGGAALAVIIGGLMAGTASGGLSGMAYGATSDLNPKGPIITGSPNTFLGGNIKPAARAVEDKVECEDHSEKRIAQGSRNVFINNVPAARKSDMTECSGTIMQGQPDVFFGGPGETYLEIEPEVPTWVVTVLTVTAWAGAGIATGGAAFTVGIGAALGGLVGSVGLGYVGGKLGRAIGGQLGGEREAVVGEIVGSFLFGSRGGRIGGRAGAALEGRLPTATLARLPGSTPQKIAARQQVARRYYEGSRDYQNPDGTPNVARIESHMAGIDFTRPVSVRSYRSDRLFGQYQNKSNSTIPEVDRRGNFIAKHGTRPTDIGLGDRGRAPDGSYGPKSIQDYVLPARTKVLVSTASPMKDTFSVGSGKTGTDGVFYETVAQSSRGGGQQIGVGDKSKLRPVGDQREANPSLFNRDTPRNFEPGTTTTFRPPRNTPAQVPVRGDGTYTPTDIPGTGGTVGITGGAAVGGTENANRKP; encoded by the coding sequence ATGTCACCGCTCGAAGCTGCGCGGCTCGGCGATGAGATAGGGCACACCGACGCCTGGTCGTGGCTGCTCAAGGGGCTCGTCATCGGCTTCGTGGTGACGGGGCTCCTCTTGTTCGCCGCGGCCGCGACCATCGGCACGGGCGGCGCGGCGCTGGCGGTGATCATCGGCGGGCTCATGGCGGGCACGGCGAGCGGCGGGCTTTCGGGAATGGCCTACGGCGCCACGAGCGACCTCAATCCCAAGGGGCCGATCATCACAGGCTCTCCGAATACATTCCTCGGGGGAAACATCAAGCCAGCGGCGCGAGCCGTCGAAGACAAGGTGGAGTGCGAGGACCACTCCGAGAAGCGCATCGCCCAGGGCAGCCGCAATGTCTTCATCAACAACGTGCCCGCCGCGCGCAAGTCGGACATGACCGAGTGCTCCGGCACGATCATGCAGGGGCAGCCCGACGTCTTCTTCGGCGGCCCGGGCGAGACGTACCTGGAGATCGAGCCCGAGGTGCCCACCTGGGTCGTGACCGTATTGACGGTGACGGCCTGGGCCGGCGCCGGCATTGCCACGGGCGGCGCGGCCTTCACGGTGGGCATTGGCGCGGCCCTCGGCGGGCTCGTCGGCTCGGTGGGCCTCGGCTACGTGGGAGGCAAGCTTGGCAGGGCGATCGGCGGGCAGCTCGGGGGAGAGCGCGAGGCGGTCGTCGGCGAGATCGTAGGCAGCTTCCTGTTCGGGTCGCGGGGAGGCCGCATCGGCGGCAGAGCCGGCGCGGCCCTCGAGGGCAGGCTGCCCACCGCGACGCTCGCGAGGCTGCCTGGCTCGACGCCCCAGAAGATCGCCGCTCGCCAGCAGGTCGCGCGGCGGTACTACGAGGGCTCGCGCGATTACCAGAACCCGGACGGCACGCCCAACGTCGCGCGCATCGAATCGCACATGGCCGGCATCGATTTCACGAGGCCGGTCTCGGTGAGGAGCTACAGGAGCGACAGGCTGTTCGGCCAGTACCAGAACAAGAGCAACTCCACGATCCCCGAGGTGGATCGCCGAGGCAACTTCATCGCAAAGCACGGCACCCGGCCGACCGACATCGGCCTGGGCGATCGCGGCCGCGCGCCGGATGGCTCCTACGGGCCCAAGTCGATTCAGGACTACGTGCTGCCGGCCAGGACCAAGGTGCTCGTGAGCACGGCCTCGCCCATGAAAGACACCTTCAGCGTGGGGAGCGGGAAGACGGGAACGGATGGCGTCTTCTATGAGACGGTCGCGCAGTCGTCCAGGGGCGGCGGCCAGCAAATAGGGGTCGGCGACAAGTCCAAGCTGCGGCCGGTCGGCGACCAGCGGGAGGCCAATCCGTCGCTGTTCAATCGCGACACGCCGAGGAACTTCGAGCCCGGGACGACCACGACGTTCAGGCCCCCGCGGAACACCCCGGCGCAGGTGCCCGTCCGCGGCGACGGCACGTACACGCCGACCGACATCCCCGGGACGGGCGGGACGGTCGGCATCACCGGCGGCGCGGCCGTCGGGGGAACCGAAAATGCGAACAGAAAACCCTGA